TTCGAATGGCTCACCGGGCTCTACCGCACCTGGGCGGGCATGGACGCGGAGGTGGTCTACGGCGCGGCCTCGGCGGGGCTGGGCTGGCTCGCCCTGACCGGCTGCACCACCAGCAGCGACCACCACTACGTGTTCCCCAAGGGACGCGGTGACCTGTTCGACGCCGAGGTCCGCGCGGCACACGAGATCGGCCTGCGCTTCCATCCGTGCCGCGGCTCGATGGACCGCGGGCAGTCCGCAGGCGGCCTGCCGCCGGACGAGGTGGTCGAGGATCGCGACGAGATCCTGCTGAACACCGCGGAAACCATTGACAAGTACCACGATCCGTCGTTCGACTCCATGCTCCGGGTCGCCGTCGCGCCGTGCTCGCCGTTCTCGGTGAGCGAGGGCCTGATGACCGACGCCGCGCTGCTGGCCCGCACCAAGGGCGTGCGGCTGCACACCCACCTCGCCGAGACGCTGGACGAGGAAGTGCACTGCCGCGAGCAGATGGGTTGCACGCCGGTCGAATACATGGACAAGCTCGGCTGGCTCGGTGACGACGTCTGGTTCGCGCATGCGGTGCACCTGCACGACGCGGATATCCGGCGCTTCGCCGAGACCGGCACCGGATCCGCGCACTGCCCCAGCTCCAATGCCCGGCTCGGCGCCGGAATCGCCCGGGTCTCCGAGCTTCTGCGGGCCGGCGCGACCGTCGGCCTGGGTGTGGACGGCGCCGCCTCCAGCGAATTGACCTCGATGGCGGGAGAGTTGCGCCAGGCCATGCTGTTCCAGCGCGCCGTGCACGGTCCCACCGCGCTCACCGCGCGCCAGGCCCTGGAGATCGGCACCCTGGGCGGTGCCCGCAATCTCGGGCGGCAGCAAGAGATCGGCAGCCTCGAGGTCGGCAAGCTCGCCGATATCGCGATGTGGCGGGTGGACGGCTTCCGCGCCGCGGTCACCGATCCCGTCTGCACCCTGGTGTTCGGCCCGACTCCGCCGCTGGCGCGGTTGTTCGTCGGTGGCCGGACCGTCGTGGCCGACGACGAACTGCGCACCGTGTCGCACGACGCGGTCGGCCGGGCGGGCGCCGCCGCGCGCAAGCGGCTGTTGGAACGGGAGGAAGCACGATGACCGCGGTACGGAGCACCCGCTTTCCGGGTGAGGTCGCGGCGCCGGGCAAGGGCGGTATCGGCGAGAGCCCGCTGCGGCCCGACGGCACGCTGAAGGTCAAGGGCGAGTTCGCCTATGCCTCGGATATGTGGATGGACGGCATGCTGTGGGGCGCCACGCTGCGCAGTCCGCACCCGCGGGCCCGCATCCTCGGCATGGACATCAGCGCGGCGCTCGCGTTGCCCGGCGTGCACGCGGTGCTCACCCACGAGGATGTGCCCGGCCGCAAGTGTTACGGCCTCGACATGACCTGGGACCAACCGGTTCTCGCCTTCGACGAGGTGCGCCACCACGGTGAGCCGATCGCGCTGGTCGCCGCCGATCATCCCGAGATCGCCCGGCGCGCGGTCGAAGTGATCGCCATCGAGTGGGAGGTGCTGACCCCCATCATCGATCCGCTCGCGGTGGTCGCCGATCCCGAGGCCAACAAGGTGCAGGAGCGGGGCGGTATCGCCCGGCATCAGCCGGTCCGGGTCGGCGATATCGCGGTCGGCCGCGCCATGTCCGAGGTCGTCGTAACCGGCGAATACGAAGTCGGCATCCAGGATCAGGCGTTCCTCGGCCCGGAGGCCGGGCTGGTCGCGCCGGGCGAGGACGGTGGGCTCGACTTCTACGTCGCCACTCAGTGGATGCACAACGATCTCGATCAGATCGGTCCCTGTCTCGACCTGTCCCCGGACCAGATCCGGATGACCATGGCCGGCGTCGGCGGCGCGTTCGGTGGCCGCGAAGACATTTCGATGCAGATCCACGCCGGCATGCTCGCGCTCTACACCGGTAAGCCGATCAAGATGGTGTACAACCGCGAGGAGTCGTTCTTCGGCCACGTGCACCGGCATCCGGCGCAGCTGCGCTACGAGTACGGCGCCACCCGCGCGGGCAAGATCGTCTTCGCCGAGGTGCGGATCGTGCTCGACGGCGGCGCCTACACCTCCGCCACCCTCAACGTCACCGGTAACGCGTCCTCACTGGCGTTGGGCCCGTACGAGGTTCCGCACATCAAGATCGATGCCTACGGCGTGTACACCAACAATCCGCCGTGCGGTGCGATGCGCGGATTCGGTGCGGTGCAAGCCTGTTTCGCGCACGAGTCGATGATGGACAAGCTGGCGCAGGCGCTCGACCTGGACCCGGTGTACGTCCGTCAGGTGAACGCGGTGTCGCAGGGCTCCAAGCTGGCGACCGGTCAGGTGGTGCACGCGCCGATGCCGATGGCCGAGATGCTCGGGCAATTGCGCGCGATGCCGCTGCCCGCGCCGCTGGACGCGGCCGACATCCGGAACCTGCCCGGCGGCGCCTCACAGACCACGCACGGTGAAGGCGTGGTGCGCGGCGTCGGCTACGGCGTCGGCATCAAGAACATCTGCTTCTCCGAGGGTTTCGACGATTACTCGACCGCGCGGGTACGCCTCGAGGTGATCGGCGGCGAACCCGTCGCGCTGGTGCACACCGCCGCCGCCGAAGTGGGACAGGGACTGGTCACGGTCGAAGCGCAGATCGCGCGCACCGAACTCGGCATCGAGAAGGTGACCATTCACCCCGCAGACAACCAGATCGACAGCGCGGGCTCCTCGTCGGCCTCCCGGCAGACCTACATGACCGGCGGCGCGGTGAAGGCCGCGTGCGAGGCGGTGCGCATGCGCGTACTCGCCCTGGCCCAAGGACGTTTCGGCGCCACCCGCGGGCTGCGGCTGGTCGGCGGCAAGGTGGTCTCGGGCACCGGTGAGGTGTTCGCCGCGATCGTCGATCTGCTCGGTGACGAAATCATCGAGGAGACCAGGAAGTACCACCACAAGCCGACCACCGGCATGGATCCGGTCACCGGACAGGGGAACAGCCACACCCAGCTGGCCCTGTGCGTGCACCGCGCGGTGGTCGATGTCGACACCGAACTCGGCCTGGTCAAAGTGGTTGCGCTGGACGCGGTTCAGGACGTCGGCAAGATCATGAACCGGCTCTCGCTGGAGGGCCAGATTCACGGCGGTTCCGCGCAAGGCCTGGGCCTCGCGGTGATGGAGGAGATCCAGGTCCGCGACGGCAAGGTGCTCAACCCTTCGTTCACCGACTATCTGATTCCCACGATTCTCGACTCGCCGCCACAGCGGCTCGAGATTCTCGAAAACGCCGATCCGCACGCCCCATACGGGCTGCGCGGCGCCGGAGAGCCACCCACGCTCTCCTCGACTCCCGCGATCGTCGCCGCCATACGGGACGCGTGCCGAGCGGCGGGAGGAACCGTGCACATCAACCGAGTGCCGGTGCGTCCGGAAGACATCATCCGGAGCAGTTGATCAACAGGGGCGGTGCGCGTCCGCGCCGGCGACGGAATCCCGTTGCCGGCGCGGACAACACAGCACAGGTCCCACAACAGCAAACCGAACCACGCGATCCGGCGACGCAGCCGGATCGTAGGTCGGCCATGCCCCGAGGAGGGCACGCCATGACCCAAGTACAGACCCACTCCTCCGTACCGGAGCCGGCCACCGGAAGGTCCGCGCTCGACCGCTTCTTCCGGTTGAGTGACCGCAAGACCTCGGTATCGCGCGAGATCCGCGGCGGTATCACCACTTTCGTCGCGATGGCCTACGTTATCCTGCTCGTCCCGCTGATCATCGGCGGGGTCCAGGACATCGACGGCAACACCCTCAGCATCGCGCAACTCACCACCGCCACCGCGTTTTCCGCGGGCCTGAGCACCATTCTGATGGGCCTGGTCGGCAACGTACCGCTGGCACTGGCCGCGGGGCTGGGTGTGGTGCCGGTGGTCGCCTTCCAGGCGGCGCCGCACATGACCTGGCCGCAAGCCATGGGCCTGGTGGTGCTGATGGGCGTGATCATCGTGATCCTGGCCGCCACCGGATTGCGCACGATGATCATCAACGCCATCCCGCTCGCGCTCAAGAACGCCATCGGCGTCGGGATCGGCATGTTCATCGCGATGATCGGGCTGGTGTCGGCCGGGGTGGTCGGGCACGGCGCGCAGACCGGCCCGCCGGTGACCCTCGGCGCGGGCGGGCACCTTTCCGGTTGGCCCGTGGTGATTTTCGCGGTCGGGCTGCTGCTCATGCTGGCGCTGTTCATCCGCAAGGTGCCCGGCGCCATGCTGATCAGCATCGCCATCGCCACGGTGCTGGCCATCGTGGTGAATTCGCTGGCGAAGATCGATCCCAAGACCTGGGGTCCGGTCGTGCCGGAGACACCCAAGGGGCTGTTCGCCGCGCCGGACTTCGGCCTACTGTTCGATATCGATCTGATCGGCGGATTCGCCGAGGCCGGTGGGCTGGTCGCCGGTGTCGTGCTGTTCACGCTGGTGCTCACCGGCTTCTTCGACGCCATGGGCACCGTGTTCGGCGTCTGCGACGAGGCGGGCCTGCTCGACGAGAAGGGCACCATGCCCGGTCTCGGCAAGGTGCTGACCGTCGACGGCGTCGGCCAGATCATCGGTGGTCTCAGTGGTGGGGCGGGCAACACCGTCTACGTCGAGTCCGCGACGGGCGTCGGTGAGGGCGCTCGTACCGGCTTGACCAGCGTGGTGACCGGTGGATTGTTCTGCGTGGCAGTCTTTTTCACGCCGTTGGCCGCAGTGGTGCCGATCCAGGCGGCCGCGCCGGCGCTGGTGCTGGTCGGCGCGCTGATGATGACTCAGGCCCGCAAGATCGACTGGTCCGACCTGGAAGTCGCGGTGCCCGCGTTCCTGACCATCGTGCTGATGCCGTTCACCTACTCGATCACCAACGGGGTCGGCGCGGGCGTCATCGCGTACGTGGTGATCAAGGCGGCACGCGGGAAGTTCCGCGAGATCCACTGGCTCATCTGGGTGGTGGGCGTGGTGTTCGCCGCTTACTTCGGCATCTCGGCCATCGAACTACTGCTCGGCGGATAGAACGGCGACAACAATGCGTGACCTCGCGACAGAACTCCTGCAGTGGCACACGGCGGGCAAGTCGTATGCCGTCGCCACCGTCATCGGCGTCAGCGGCAGTGCGCCGCGACCGCCCGGCGCCGCCCTCGCGGTGGACGCCGAAGGCGTTGTCATCGGCAGTGTTTCCGGTGGCTGCGTCGAGGGCGCGGTGTACGAGCTCTGTCGCGAGGCCCTGCGCACCGGGCAGCCGGTGCGCGAAAGCTTCGGCTACAGCGATGACGACGCCTTCGCCGTCGGGCTCACCTGCGGTGGCACCATCGAAGTGTTCGTGCAGCCGATCACCCCGGCGGACTTCGGCACCATCGAGGCGCTGCTGCGCTCGGTCGAGCCGGTGGCCCTCGTGCGTGACCTGAACTCCGGCGCGGCAATGGCTTTGGGTCCGTGGTGGACGCTCGGCGCCACCTTCGACCCGGTGGTCGCGGCGGAGGCGAGAGCGATGTTCGACGCGGGCAGCACCGGCCTGCGAATCATCGGGTGCGGTGACCGGGAAGCCACCGTGTTCGTGGAATCCTATGTGCCGCCGCCGCGGATGATCGTCTTCGGCGCCATTGATTACGCCGCGGCGCTCACCCGGATCGGCCGGTTCCTGGGCTATCGGGTGACCGTCTGTGACGCCCGTCCGGTGTTCGCCACCAAGGCGCGCTTTCCGGACGCCCACGAGGTCGTGGTGGACTGGCCCGACCGATATTTGCGGCACACCACGGTCGACGCCCGCACCGTGCTGTGCGTGCTGACCCATGACGCGAAGTTCGATATTCCGTTGCTGGAGTTGGCATTACGGCTGCCGGTCGCCTATGTGGGCGCGATGGGGTCACGACGCACACACGAGGATCGGATGGCGAGTCTACGGGCCGCGGGCTTGTCGGAAACCGAACTGTCCGCACTGCATTCACCGATCGGACTCGATCTCGGCGGGCGCACGGCGGAGGAGACCGCGGTGTCCATCGCCGCGGAGATCGTCGCGGTCCGCCGGGGCGGATCGGCCCAGCCGTTGCGCGCGAGCGGCGGACCTATTCACCGGGACCTGATTCCCACCTGGTGACCGCACGGCGCTGCGGGACTTCCGGCGCTGGAGCTTCATACAAATTCTGCTTCGGAATTATCAGCCGATTTCGGGCTGATCTCAGCTATCCGAAGAATATGAAATGCCCGCATACTTGGTGAAATTCTAGACAAAGGACCCGAACATGCCGTTGATTTTCCTGAACGGTTCCGCCATGCGCGGAGGGCCGCTCAATCATCTGCTGCACGGGGCGCCGTTCGCCGGCGAGGCGAAAACCGCGCCGCGCTACCGGTTCTTCTCGGTGGGCGACCGGTTTCCCGGGCTGGACCCGGCGGCCGACGGGGGCAACTCGATCAGCGGCGAGCTGTTCGACGTGCCCATGGACGTGCTGCGGGAACATCTGCTGCCTGCGGAACCGCCCGAGCTGGAGCTCGGCGCGATCGAGCTCGACGACGGGCGCTCGGTGCTGTCCATGGTGCTGCGCAAACCGCCGACGTCCTACCCGGAGCTGATCGACATCACCCGCGTCGGCAGTTGGCAGAAATATCGCGAAGGAGCTGAGTGAAGCATTACGCAGGGGAGTCCGGTCTCCCGAAGTTCGACGTCAACTGCTCTATTCTTTTCACCGATCTGCCGTTGCTGGAACGCCCCGCCGCGGCCAAGGCCGCGGGATTCGACGCGGTCGAATTCTGGTGGCCCTTCGGCGAGAATCCGGTGCCGGGCGACCAAGAGATCGACGCCTTCGTGCGCGCGCTCGACGACGCCGGCGTGGCGCTGGTCGGGTTGAATTTCATCGATCTGATTCCGGCGGGTCGCGGACTGGTGTCGGTGCCCGGCGAGGTCGCCCGCTTCCGGGACAACATCGACGTGGCCGTGGGTCTCGCCGAACGCACCGGGTGCCGCGCGCTGAACGCGTTGTACGGCAACCGGATCGCGGGCGAGGATCCCGTGCGACAGGACGAGCTCGCGCTGGAGAACCTGCGCCTGGCCGCCCGCGCCGCCGCCCGGATCGAGGCCGTCGTCTTGGTCGAGGCGTTGAACGCGTATGAGTCGCCGCAGTATCCGATCGTCAGCGCCGAGCACGCCGTGCGCGTGATCGAGCAGACCGGCGAGCCGAATGTGCGCTTCCTCTGCGATCTGTACCACCTGGCGCGGATGGACGAGAACCTGCTCGAGGTGATCAAGACCCATGCACGCCACATCGGCCACGTGCAGATCGCCGACGATCCCGGCCGCGGCAGGCCCGGCACCGGCGAACTCGACTTCGGCACCCTCTTCGACACCCTCGCCGCCGCAGGCTACGACGGCTGGATCGGCCTCGAATACAAAGACCCTGAGCTGGATTGGAAGTGGATCAAGGCATGAGCAAGATCGGTTTTATCGGCCTCGGGATCATGGGCAGCCCGATGGCGGGGCACCTCGTCGCGGCCGGTCACGAGGTGACCGGCTACGACATCGGCCCCAGGGGGCTGGAAAAGCTCAAAGAGGCAGGCGGTGCCGCCGCGGCCAGCGTCGCGGAGGCGGTGCGCGACAAGGACATCGTGATCACGATGCTGCCGCAGGACGAGCAGATCGAGGCGGTGTTCGGCGACATCGTCGCGCACACCGAGCCGGGCACGCTGTACATCGACTTCTCCACGATCACCCCGAAGACGGCCAAATGGACTGCGGCCGAAGGCAAGAAGAACCGCCTGCGGGTGCTGGACGCGCCGGTGAGCGGCGGCGAAGCCGGCGCGGTCAACGCCGCGCTGTCGATCATGGTCGGCGGCACGCAGGCCGACTTCGACTCGGCGACATCGATTTTCCAGGCGCTCGGCAAGACCTTCGCGCTGGTCGGCGGCAACGGCGCGGGGCAGTGCGTCAAGGCGGCCAACCAGCTCGTGGTCGGCGGGACGTACGCCCTTGTCGCCGAGGCCATCTTGCTGATGGAGAATCTCGGCGCGGACGCGGCGAAGGGGCTGGACGTGCTGGCGGGTGGCCTCGCGGGCAGCAAGATCCTCGAGCTCAAGCGCGAGACCATGCTGGCCCGCAACTTCGTCCCCGGTTTCCGGATCGACCTGCACCACAAGGACATGGGCATCATCCAGGCCGCCGCGCGCGAGGCCGAGGTCGCCATTCCGATGGGCGCGCTGACCGCGCAGTTGATCGCCGCGGCCAGGGCGATGGGCTACGGCTCGCTGGATCACTCCGGGTTGTTGCTGGTGGCCGAAGCACTGTCGGGCAAGGGCGAATGAGCGCCGTGACGAGCCGTCGCGCCGCACGCCACAACGAGGAGGTTTCGGTGGGGCGGCCGGTGGCCTCGCGGGGGCAGGCGGTGAAGGTGCTGGGGATGTTGAACGCAGCTCAGCGGCCGGTGATCGTGGCTGGTGGTGGGGTGGTGAATGCGGATGCGGCGGGGTTGTTGGTGGAGTTCGCGGAGGTGACAGGGGTGCCGGTGGTGCCGACGTTGATGGGGTGGGGTGCGATCGGTGATGATCATCGGTTGCATGCGGGGATGGTGGGGTTGCAGACCTCGCATCGGTATGGGAACGCGACGATGCTGGAGTCCGATTTCGTGTTGGGGATCGGTAATCGGTGGGCGAATCGGCATACCGGTGGGGTGGAGACGTATACGCGGGATCGGCGGTTCGTGCATGTCGATGTCGAGCCAACGCAGATCGGGCGGGTCTTTTCCCCGGATTTGGGGGTGGTCTCGGATGCGGGTGCGGCGTTGGAGGTCTTCCTCGAGGTGGCGCGTGAGTGGAAAGCCGCGGGTGAGTTGGCCGATCGGACGGAGTGGGCGGATCGGGTCAGGGCCCGGAAGCAGGAGGGGTTGCGGAAGACCCATTTCGACAATATCCCGATCAAGCCGCAGCGTGTTTATGAGGAGATGAACCGGGCGTTCGGGCGAGACACGCGCTATGTCAGCACGATCGGTTTGTCGCAGATCCAGGCGGCGCAGTTGTTGCATGTGTATCGGCCGCGGCATTGGATCAATGCGGGGCAGGCGGGGCCGTTGGGGTGGACGTTGCCTGCGGCGTTGGGGGTGGCGACGGCGGATCCGGATGCGATGGTGGTGGCGTTGTCGGGTGATTACGATTTCCAGTTCCTGATCGAGGAGTTGGCGGTCGGGGCGCAGTTCAATATTCCGTATATCCATGTGGTGGTGAATAATTCGTATCTGGGGTTGATCCGGCAGGCGCAACGGCAGTTCGATATGGATTATTATGTTCAGCTCGATTTCGACAACATCAACAGTCCCGAGGTCGGTGGTTACG
This genomic stretch from Nocardia brasiliensis ATCC 700358 harbors:
- a CDS encoding 8-oxoguanine deaminase, producing the protein MKTIIENAYIAPVVGPEIPSGYLVIADGRIEVLGAGPAPAVPDAQRVDGTGCLVTPGLVNTHHHLYQWATQGLYQDATLFEWLTGLYRTWAGMDAEVVYGAASAGLGWLALTGCTTSSDHHYVFPKGRGDLFDAEVRAAHEIGLRFHPCRGSMDRGQSAGGLPPDEVVEDRDEILLNTAETIDKYHDPSFDSMLRVAVAPCSPFSVSEGLMTDAALLARTKGVRLHTHLAETLDEEVHCREQMGCTPVEYMDKLGWLGDDVWFAHAVHLHDADIRRFAETGTGSAHCPSSNARLGAGIARVSELLRAGATVGLGVDGAASSELTSMAGELRQAMLFQRAVHGPTALTARQALEIGTLGGARNLGRQQEIGSLEVGKLADIAMWRVDGFRAAVTDPVCTLVFGPTPPLARLFVGGRTVVADDELRTVSHDAVGRAGAAARKRLLEREEAR
- a CDS encoding xanthine dehydrogenase family protein molybdopterin-binding subunit; the protein is MTAVRSTRFPGEVAAPGKGGIGESPLRPDGTLKVKGEFAYASDMWMDGMLWGATLRSPHPRARILGMDISAALALPGVHAVLTHEDVPGRKCYGLDMTWDQPVLAFDEVRHHGEPIALVAADHPEIARRAVEVIAIEWEVLTPIIDPLAVVADPEANKVQERGGIARHQPVRVGDIAVGRAMSEVVVTGEYEVGIQDQAFLGPEAGLVAPGEDGGLDFYVATQWMHNDLDQIGPCLDLSPDQIRMTMAGVGGAFGGREDISMQIHAGMLALYTGKPIKMVYNREESFFGHVHRHPAQLRYEYGATRAGKIVFAEVRIVLDGGAYTSATLNVTGNASSLALGPYEVPHIKIDAYGVYTNNPPCGAMRGFGAVQACFAHESMMDKLAQALDLDPVYVRQVNAVSQGSKLATGQVVHAPMPMAEMLGQLRAMPLPAPLDAADIRNLPGGASQTTHGEGVVRGVGYGVGIKNICFSEGFDDYSTARVRLEVIGGEPVALVHTAAAEVGQGLVTVEAQIARTELGIEKVTIHPADNQIDSAGSSSASRQTYMTGGAVKAACEAVRMRVLALAQGRFGATRGLRLVGGKVVSGTGEVFAAIVDLLGDEIIEETRKYHHKPTTGMDPVTGQGNSHTQLALCVHRAVVDVDTELGLVKVVALDAVQDVGKIMNRLSLEGQIHGGSAQGLGLAVMEEIQVRDGKVLNPSFTDYLIPTILDSPPQRLEILENADPHAPYGLRGAGEPPTLSSTPAIVAAIRDACRAAGGTVHINRVPVRPEDIIRSS
- a CDS encoding NCS2 family permease — translated: MTQVQTHSSVPEPATGRSALDRFFRLSDRKTSVSREIRGGITTFVAMAYVILLVPLIIGGVQDIDGNTLSIAQLTTATAFSAGLSTILMGLVGNVPLALAAGLGVVPVVAFQAAPHMTWPQAMGLVVLMGVIIVILAATGLRTMIINAIPLALKNAIGVGIGMFIAMIGLVSAGVVGHGAQTGPPVTLGAGGHLSGWPVVIFAVGLLLMLALFIRKVPGAMLISIAIATVLAIVVNSLAKIDPKTWGPVVPETPKGLFAAPDFGLLFDIDLIGGFAEAGGLVAGVVLFTLVLTGFFDAMGTVFGVCDEAGLLDEKGTMPGLGKVLTVDGVGQIIGGLSGGAGNTVYVESATGVGEGARTGLTSVVTGGLFCVAVFFTPLAAVVPIQAAAPALVLVGALMMTQARKIDWSDLEVAVPAFLTIVLMPFTYSITNGVGAGVIAYVVIKAARGKFREIHWLIWVVGVVFAAYFGISAIELLLGG
- a CDS encoding XdhC family protein, translated to MRDLATELLQWHTAGKSYAVATVIGVSGSAPRPPGAALAVDAEGVVIGSVSGGCVEGAVYELCREALRTGQPVRESFGYSDDDAFAVGLTCGGTIEVFVQPITPADFGTIEALLRSVEPVALVRDLNSGAAMALGPWWTLGATFDPVVAAEARAMFDAGSTGLRIIGCGDREATVFVESYVPPPRMIVFGAIDYAAALTRIGRFLGYRVTVCDARPVFATKARFPDAHEVVVDWPDRYLRHTTVDARTVLCVLTHDAKFDIPLLELALRLPVAYVGAMGSRRTHEDRMASLRAAGLSETELSALHSPIGLDLGGRTAEETAVSIAAEIVAVRRGGSAQPLRASGGPIHRDLIPTW
- a CDS encoding allophanate hydrolase-related protein, which codes for MPLIFLNGSAMRGGPLNHLLHGAPFAGEAKTAPRYRFFSVGDRFPGLDPAADGGNSISGELFDVPMDVLREHLLPAEPPELELGAIELDDGRSVLSMVLRKPPTSYPELIDITRVGSWQKYREGAE
- a CDS encoding hydroxypyruvate isomerase family protein; the encoded protein is MKHYAGESGLPKFDVNCSILFTDLPLLERPAAAKAAGFDAVEFWWPFGENPVPGDQEIDAFVRALDDAGVALVGLNFIDLIPAGRGLVSVPGEVARFRDNIDVAVGLAERTGCRALNALYGNRIAGEDPVRQDELALENLRLAARAAARIEAVVLVEALNAYESPQYPIVSAEHAVRVIEQTGEPNVRFLCDLYHLARMDENLLEVIKTHARHIGHVQIADDPGRGRPGTGELDFGTLFDTLAAAGYDGWIGLEYKDPELDWKWIKA
- a CDS encoding NAD(P)-dependent oxidoreductase, with product MSKIGFIGLGIMGSPMAGHLVAAGHEVTGYDIGPRGLEKLKEAGGAAAASVAEAVRDKDIVITMLPQDEQIEAVFGDIVAHTEPGTLYIDFSTITPKTAKWTAAEGKKNRLRVLDAPVSGGEAGAVNAALSIMVGGTQADFDSATSIFQALGKTFALVGGNGAGQCVKAANQLVVGGTYALVAEAILLMENLGADAAKGLDVLAGGLAGSKILELKRETMLARNFVPGFRIDLHHKDMGIIQAAAREAEVAIPMGALTAQLIAAARAMGYGSLDHSGLLLVAEALSGKGE